TACATGATCGGCGTCCTTATGCTGGTCTTGGCGCTGGGGCGCGGCACTTGGAAGCTGCTGGCACCCGGACCGATCAATGATGCGGATAAGCCGGGCTGGGAGAGCACAGCGGCCAGTTTCACCCATCATCTCTTTTACACCTGCCTGTTTGGGCTTCCATTGACGGGTTGGGCGATGATTTCCGCGACAGCCCGTGACCAGGAGCTAACCCTGCTCGGTCTGTTCGCTTGGCCGCTGCTTCCGATGCAGGATCTGTCCAATGTGCATCGTTGGCAGATGGAGGCGGTCGCAGAATGGATGCACTGGGGCCTTGTCTGCACCTTGCTGCTGCTGATCCCTCTGCACGTCGGCGCCGCCCTCAAGCATCAGATTATCGATCGGGACGACGTATTCCATGGGATGCTGCCGGTTGTGCCGAAGCTGTCGCGGCGGCGGACGCCTTTGCAACGTCGTTATCGGGCGATCGAGAAGCGGGTACGGAATGCAGCCAGACGGCTATTGCCTGAATTTCTTCATGGGTCAGGCCGGAGACGGCCTCGGCCATGACGCCGCGGGGGTCATTGCGGCGCTTGCCCTTTTGCCACTGCTCAAGCTGATCAATCGTATAGGCGGCAGGTTGTCCGGCCAAGGCCGGATTGGCTGTGCCCAGCCCCTGGCCAACATCGCCGTGGCATGAGCCGCAGGCGACGATCCCCCTGGCGGGATCGCCGCGGGCATAGATCGTAGGCGTTGTGGTCGACGGTTCGCGGCTGTGCTGACCCGTCGGGAGACTGGCATACCAAGCGGAGACGGCACGGCGGTCGTCGTCATCCAGCCAGCGCGCGACCTCGGTCATGACAGCGTTCTGGCGCACGTCGCCAGCATAGTCTTCCATTTGCTTTTGCAGATATCCGGCATCTAGTCCGGCCAGTCTCGGAACACTGACCCCGTCGCCAAGACCGTCCAGTCCATGGCAGGTGAAGCAGGCGTTAGACGCGCCACCCTCGCCCCCGCCCATGGCAATGATCTGACCCGTTCGGGTAAAGGCGTCTCCTGTTTGATTTGATGCGGGCGTGCAGGCGCAGAGGCCGAGCAGCAGGGCGGGGAACAGGAAGTTGCGCACGCTCATCGAACACCGGCAGCGGCGTACGGTTCCGCTTACCTGAAACCATGTTTGGGAACCTTGGGCGCGGCCAGCCGTTGCGCGACCACTCCGGGGGATCAGTGACAACAGCACAAGTACAGCAGGTATGTGTGTGAGGTGGGGCATCGCATGTCTCATGGCGCTGATGCTTTGCGCCTGTGCCGATAAAAGCGATCCGGCGCGCACCATCACGGGCGCAGACGCGGACAACGGCCTGGCCGTGATGTCGAGAGTCGGATGCTCGGCCTGTCATATGATCCCGGGCATCGCCTGGCCCCAGGGTCTGTCCGGGCCGTCGCTTGCGGGGTTTGCGAAGAACCCCATGATCAGTGGGCGGTTCCCCAATCAGCCCGACGTCCTCGTGCGCTGGCTGATCGATGCGCCGTCGATGGCCCCTCCCACCGGCATGCCGGCCATGCCCCTCACCCAAAGCGAGGCACAGGACGTGGCCGCCTATCTCTATACTCTCGATGACTAAGTCCGCTGCAGACGGCACGGCGTCATGGCCGCCGCCCGCCCTTGACCCTGCTGGGCCCTTTGCTGGTCCGCTGAGTACCCTCTCTTGGGTGTTGTTCGCGATGGGTGCGGTGGTGACGCTTATCGTGCTGATTGCGCTTGCGGTTGCAGTCTTCGGACCGCGCCGCTGGCGAACCCGGCTCGGCGGGACTCGCTTGGTATGGATCGGCGGCTTTGCCTTTCCGGTCGTGGTTCTCAGCGCTCTGTTGATCTACGGCCTGGGACTGACCAGTCACCTGACCCAGGAGCCGGAACCAGGCGAGCTCAGAATTCGGGTGACCGGCGAGATGTGGTGGTGGCGCGTCGCCTATCTGGATGGTCAGGGTCGGGAAGCCTTTCAGGACGCGAACGAGGTCCACATCCCGATCGGCCGCCCCGTCGTGATCGAGCTGGATTCGGCCGATGTCATCCACAGCTTCTGGGTCCCGCGGCTGGCAGGCAAGGTGGACATGATCCCGGGACGCCGCAATCTGCTGCGGCTCCAGGCGGACCAGCCGGGGGCGTATGGGGGACAATGTGCAGAGTACTGCGGCGGGCCACATGCCCTGATGGGGCTGGTGGTCGTTGCCCACGCCCCGAAAGACTACGAGGCCTGGGTCGCGCGACAATCCCAGCCCGCGCAAACGGTGATGCAGATGATGCCCGGCCGGGCGGTGTTCCAGACGGCCGGATGTGGGGCCTGTCACACTGTGGCGGGCACCGCATTCAATGGCTTGGCTGGACCCGATCTCAGCCACGTCGGCTCGCGCCGGACCTTGGGCGCGGGCATACTGCCTAACAATCAGGGCACGATGGCCGGGTGGATATCGGACAGTCAGTCGATAAAGCCCGGCAATCGCATGCCGGCCTATCCGGTGCTGACAGGACAGGAGTTGCGTGACTTGTCCGCTTGGCTTGAGAGTCTGAAGTGACGTCCGAAACCGGGTTCGACACCCGCCAGTACGCGCACTTCCCCACGGAGGGCGACCGACCCGAAGGAGAGCTGGAGGAACTGGACGCTCTGTGGTGTCGCCCCAAGGGATGGCAATGGATCACCGCGATCAACAACAATTACATCGGGGTGTACTACGTCGGCGCGGCTATGTTGTTCTTCGTGCTGGCTGGCGTTCTGGCACTGTTGATCCGTACCCAGCTGGCGGTCCCGATGAGCGGCTTCCTGCCGCCTGAGACGTACAACCAGATCTTCACCGTGCACGGCACGATGATGATGTTCCTGTTCGCGGTACCGGCGGTCGAGGCCTTGGCCGTACTTCTGTTGCCACAGATGCTGGGAGCGCGAGACCTGCCGTTTCCCCGTCTGTCGGCCTATGCCTTCTGGGCCTATCTGATCGGGGGTCTGGCCTTCTTCTGCTCGCTGTTCTTCGGTCTGGCACCGAATGGCGGGTGGTTTATGTATCCGCCGCTGTCATCCATGGCCTTTTCGCCCGGGATCAATGCCGACTTCTGGCTGCTGGGGATTGGTTTCATCGAGATCTCGGCCATTGCCGGGGCGATCGAGATCATCGTCGGCGTCCTGCGTAACCGGGCACCCGGCATGACCCTTGCCAAGATGCCGATCTTTGCCTGGGCCATGCTGATCTTCGCAGGCATGATCATAATCGCTTTTCCGTCGGTGATCCTGGCAACCACCCTGATGGAGCTGGAACGGGTTTTTGGCTGGCCATTTTTCGACCCGGTCAAGGGTGGAGACCCGGTGTTGTGGCAGCACCTGTTCTGGTTCTTCGGCCATCCAGAGGTCTACATCATCTTCCTGCCGGCGGCGGGGGCGATGTCGACAATGATCCCGGCCATCGCCCGCACGCCTCTGGTCGGACATACGGCGGTCGTCCTGGCTATGCTGGCGACCGGCTTCATCAGCTTTGGTGTGTGGGCGCACCACATGTTCACCACGGGCATGCCGACGATATCCACCAGTTATTTCTCGGCGGCGTCCATGGCCGTGTCGGTACCGGCCGGTATCCAGGTGTTCGCCTGGATCGCCACCATCGCAGCAGGGAAGATGCGCTCCACCGTCCCTGGCCTGTTCGTGCTGGGAGCAATCATCACCTTCGTCATGGGCGGGCTGACAGGGGTCATGGTCGCCATGGTCCCCTTCGACTGGCAGGCCCACGACAGCTATTTCGTCGTCGCCCATCTGCACTATGTGCTGATCGGCGGAATGGTCTTCCCCTTTTTCGCGGCCATCTACTACTGGCTGCCGATGTCCTCCAGCCGACCGCTCAGCGAGCGGCTCGGGCGTTGGGTGTTCTGGCTGATGTTCGCGGGCATGCACATTACCTTCCTGCCCATGCATCTGAGCGGCCTGTTGGCCATGCCGCGTCGCGTGTTCACCTATCTGCCCGACCGCGGGCTCGAACTGCCCAACCTGATTTCCACGGTTGGCACCGTGATCTCGGCGATCGGGGTGATCCTATGGATCATCGACATGGCGCGGAACTTTCGACCGTTCGGTGAGCGCACCGCGGGTAACCCTCACGACGCTCCTGGACTGGAATGGCTACCCACCGGAAACTACTCCGTGCGATCGATCCCGGTGGTCACCAGCCTGTATCCTCTGTGGGAACAGAAGGGGCTGGCCCGTGATGTCGAGGCTGGGCGCTATCTTCTGCCCAATGCGCCGACGCATGGCCGCGAGACTCTGGTCACCTCCACCCTGAATGCTGAGCCGCAATACATCCAGCGCATGCCCATGCCATCCGCTTGGCACGTCTGGGCGGCTGTCTTCACCGCAGGGTTCTTTCTGCTGCTGACCATCCAGGCCTATGTGGCATCCGGCATAAGCCTGATCCTGGCGGTGTGGTGCGTCATGCGCTGGTGCTGGATGCTGGACCGACCGCGCATTGCGGAAACGGTCGACGTCGGCGGCGGCATTCGCGTTCCTACCTATGCCAGCGGATCTTCCAGTCACGGCTGGTGGGCCATGGTCATTACCCTGATTGTTGCGGGCATGATCCTGGCGATGGCGGCCTTCAGCTACGTCTTCCTGTGGAGCAGAAACCCGCAGGACTGGATTTTACCACCCTCGACGGCATCCCTTCTGCTGGTCGTTGCTGGAAATGCAGTCGGCGGTGGCTTGGCATGGCTGTCGTGCAGTGCCCTGGCGGTCGATCGCCCACGCAGCCCTTTCATCGCCACCGGCCTGATGGTGCTAGGTATCGGCGTGGTCTGCGCCGCATGGGGCATCGACTTGGAAAGCTGGCGGGCAGGCCCACTGCAGGCCTCGGCAA
The genomic region above belongs to Brevundimonas vitisensis and contains:
- a CDS encoding cbb3-type cytochrome c oxidase subunit I is translated as MTSETGFDTRQYAHFPTEGDRPEGELEELDALWCRPKGWQWITAINNNYIGVYYVGAAMLFFVLAGVLALLIRTQLAVPMSGFLPPETYNQIFTVHGTMMMFLFAVPAVEALAVLLLPQMLGARDLPFPRLSAYAFWAYLIGGLAFFCSLFFGLAPNGGWFMYPPLSSMAFSPGINADFWLLGIGFIEISAIAGAIEIIVGVLRNRAPGMTLAKMPIFAWAMLIFAGMIIIAFPSVILATTLMELERVFGWPFFDPVKGGDPVLWQHLFWFFGHPEVYIIFLPAAGAMSTMIPAIARTPLVGHTAVVLAMLATGFISFGVWAHHMFTTGMPTISTSYFSAASMAVSVPAGIQVFAWIATIAAGKMRSTVPGLFVLGAIITFVMGGLTGVMVAMVPFDWQAHDSYFVVAHLHYVLIGGMVFPFFAAIYYWLPMSSSRPLSERLGRWVFWLMFAGMHITFLPMHLSGLLAMPRRVFTYLPDRGLELPNLISTVGTVISAIGVILWIIDMARNFRPFGERTAGNPHDAPGLEWLPTGNYSVRSIPVVTSLYPLWEQKGLARDVEAGRYLLPNAPTHGRETLVTSTLNAEPQYIQRMPMPSAWHVWAAVFTAGFFLLLTIQAYVASGISLILAVWCVMRWCWMLDRPRIAETVDVGGGIRVPTYASGSSSHGWWAMVITLIVAGMILAMAAFSYVFLWSRNPQDWILPPSTASLLLVVAGNAVGGGLAWLSCSALAVDRPRSPFIATGLMVLGIGVVCAAWGIDLESWRAGPLQASATGQGATVFFLLSWQGFFVAILALMAVYAVLRWMFGHVESRRPSTFQLIALFVTYTAGQGLFSTLLTRLFPGV
- a CDS encoding cytochrome b, whose product is MIDRLIVNILEWAAGHHDEGRYSPVAILFHWTMAALVMFQLFWGWWMGRLPVGGEKVAAHDLHYMIGVLMLVLALGRGTWKLLAPGPINDADKPGWESTAASFTHHLFYTCLFGLPLTGWAMISATARDQELTLLGLFAWPLLPMQDLSNVHRWQMEAVAEWMHWGLVCTLLLLIPLHVGAALKHQIIDRDDVFHGMLPVVPKLSRRRTPLQRRYRAIEKRVRNAARRLLPEFLHGSGRRRPRP
- a CDS encoding c-type cytochrome — encoded protein: MALMLCACADKSDPARTITGADADNGLAVMSRVGCSACHMIPGIAWPQGLSGPSLAGFAKNPMISGRFPNQPDVLVRWLIDAPSMAPPTGMPAMPLTQSEAQDVAAYLYTLDD
- the coxB gene encoding cytochrome c oxidase subunit II: MTKSAADGTASWPPPALDPAGPFAGPLSTLSWVLFAMGAVVTLIVLIALAVAVFGPRRWRTRLGGTRLVWIGGFAFPVVVLSALLIYGLGLTSHLTQEPEPGELRIRVTGEMWWWRVAYLDGQGREAFQDANEVHIPIGRPVVIELDSADVIHSFWVPRLAGKVDMIPGRRNLLRLQADQPGAYGGQCAEYCGGPHALMGLVVVAHAPKDYEAWVARQSQPAQTVMQMMPGRAVFQTAGCGACHTVAGTAFNGLAGPDLSHVGSRRTLGAGILPNNQGTMAGWISDSQSIKPGNRMPAYPVLTGQELRDLSAWLESLK